Proteins from a genomic interval of Paenibacillus sp. RC334:
- the uvsE gene encoding UV DNA damage repair endonuclease UvsE — MIVRFGYVAMSVTVQNASPSKTMTMASFNKIGDREAAIRKLERIATENLHNTLRLLRHNRASDIKVYRFSSKLIPLATHQDLRGWDPIQALAADFAEVGNVVKANGMRVSFHPDHFTVLSTPRPEVLQSSINDLKHHKAMLEAMGLGADAKNNIHIGGAYGDKVTSSQRFVEQVGALELSLRERMTLENDDKTFNAMETLEACKRTGLPMVLDIHHQWVNNEGEKPWELWPGILDTWKGELAQTGSSPDNPLPPKIHASSPKSEKDPRGHADGVQVEPLLTFLRNIAGYTGRIDVMLEAKRKDEALFGLMKELRVREGDGVKVLDGASVEITP, encoded by the coding sequence ATGATAGTAAGGTTCGGCTATGTAGCCATGTCAGTCACCGTACAAAATGCATCGCCCTCCAAAACGATGACGATGGCCAGCTTTAACAAAATTGGAGATCGAGAGGCCGCGATCCGCAAGCTGGAACGAATTGCAACCGAAAACCTGCATAATACATTGCGGTTGCTGCGTCATAATCGGGCGAGCGATATCAAGGTTTACCGTTTTTCATCCAAGCTGATTCCGCTGGCGACTCATCAGGATTTGCGTGGCTGGGACCCCATTCAGGCACTTGCCGCTGATTTTGCAGAGGTCGGGAATGTTGTCAAAGCGAACGGGATGAGAGTCTCGTTTCACCCGGATCATTTTACAGTGCTGAGCACTCCCCGCCCGGAAGTACTGCAAAGCTCCATTAACGATCTCAAGCATCATAAAGCGATGCTGGAGGCGATGGGACTCGGTGCGGATGCCAAGAACAACATTCATATCGGCGGCGCGTATGGAGACAAGGTGACGTCGAGTCAGCGTTTTGTAGAGCAAGTAGGTGCGCTGGAGCTTTCGTTAAGGGAACGAATGACGCTGGAAAATGATGATAAAACGTTTAATGCGATGGAAACGCTGGAAGCGTGCAAGCGGACGGGGCTGCCGATGGTTCTCGACATTCATCATCAATGGGTAAATAACGAGGGCGAGAAGCCGTGGGAGCTGTGGCCTGGCATTTTGGATACATGGAAAGGGGAATTGGCTCAAACGGGTTCTTCTCCCGATAATCCACTACCACCCAAAATCCATGCGTCCAGTCCCAAAAGTGAAAAAGACCCCCGCGGTCATGCGGACGGTGTTCAGGTGGAGCCGCTGCTTACTTTTTTGCGTAACATTGCCGGATATACGGGTCGGATTGACGTCATGCTGGAAGCCAAACGCAAGGATGAAGCGTTGTTCGGGCTGATGAAGGAACTGCGTGTACGAGAAGGTGACGGAGTAAAGGTGCTAGATGGGGCTTCGGTAGAAATTACGCCTTAA
- a CDS encoding inositol monophosphatase family protein: MQLRKPRNNDIESRVNTLNEHENEKVPYIVSGKSYTAVAINAASKAGEWIKSRLGTVEQLSTKQSPTDLVTEVDKGAEQMIRRLILTHFPDHAILGEEGVEPGAEASARALEAAREEEYLWIIDPVDGTTNFVHSLPYYSVSIALAHCGEVIVGVIYDPSRDEMFVAEKGKGAYVHGNLMRASREETLGDSLVCIGFPPDRTFAQPLNMKIAQALTPQVRGIRALGSAALHLAYVASGRLSAYCEIGLNAWDVAAGALLVQESGGTITDTLGRPYDLSVRHIAATNTAIHSQLIQVLKEADATGL, from the coding sequence ATGCAGCTTCGTAAACCACGTAACAATGATATAGAAAGTAGAGTGAACACGTTGAATGAACATGAAAACGAAAAGGTTCCCTATATTGTATCAGGAAAAAGCTATACCGCCGTGGCCATTAACGCGGCATCCAAAGCAGGGGAATGGATCAAAAGCAGACTGGGGACCGTCGAGCAGTTAAGCACCAAGCAGTCCCCGACGGACCTTGTGACCGAAGTGGATAAAGGTGCGGAGCAGATGATCCGCAGACTGATTCTCACGCATTTTCCCGACCATGCCATTTTGGGCGAAGAGGGGGTAGAGCCGGGTGCCGAGGCTTCGGCCCGTGCATTGGAGGCTGCTCGTGAAGAGGAATATTTGTGGATTATTGATCCAGTAGACGGTACAACCAATTTTGTACACAGCCTGCCGTACTACAGTGTATCTATCGCTTTGGCCCACTGTGGAGAGGTGATTGTTGGTGTCATTTATGATCCGTCCCGCGACGAAATGTTTGTGGCTGAAAAAGGTAAAGGCGCGTATGTACATGGCAATCTGATGAGGGCATCCAGAGAAGAAACACTGGGAGACAGTCTGGTGTGCATCGGCTTCCCGCCGGACCGCACTTTTGCACAGCCGCTGAATATGAAGATTGCACAGGCACTTACACCGCAGGTACGAGGCATTCGGGCACTCGGCTCGGCAGCCCTGCATCTGGCTTATGTGGCATCGGGACGGCTGTCAGCCTATTGTGAAATCGGTTTGAATGCCTGGGATGTAGCAGCGGGCGCTTTGCTGGTACAGGAATCGGGAGGAACGATCACAGATACGCTGGGCAGGCCTTATGACCTTAGTGTGCGACATATTGCAGCGACTAATACGGCTATTCATTCTCAACTCATTCAAGTACTGAAAGAAGCAGACGCAACCGGGTTATAA
- a CDS encoding histidine kinase, giving the protein MVLLITVLMLVNFAVVAVILKYVFHIYDNQMYKKTSEVLNISSIGIENELKDVEKVTFKVTTDEQLQRYLLQLERETSPYTKMVLRKKITNRLVAFAGSETYIYSMMVIDKEGQVMSAGNREGIPSELRSTLSELAAEYDGSNAWYAAGHSSLLAARQFKSFTDTNFTLNGLGTLAIRVRIDRIVADRVQTSGRDGQLMITDGKQMIYPETPPLSESDMQAELARKQPYGIATYTGGTFFAAQIKSSYTGWTYLHMTPFDDMFRSITIIKEIVSAIFVIMLLIALALGARLSGSITKPIVQLIQNMRKIEKGDLDRLEEEALGAVPLSTQDEVGLLHRTYKKMIRRIRELINENVAKQLLLRETELKALQAQINPHFLYNTLESVNWLAKANKQDRISEMVEALAFLLRSAVSFEEQLIPLRKELDIVRSYVTIQKTRFDERLVFHLDVPEELMDAQIPKLTLQPLVENAIHYALELQIEPCRISIVVRVREGALFLRVEDDGPGMTQDFLEKLRSGQVTTRGQGIGLTNIQERISLTFGTPWGIELHSESGTGTSIHVCIPYVKGEQGHVQGAAG; this is encoded by the coding sequence ATGGTACTGCTGATTACGGTGCTCATGCTGGTTAATTTTGCGGTTGTTGCAGTCATACTTAAATACGTATTTCATATTTATGATAATCAAATGTATAAAAAGACATCCGAAGTACTCAACATTTCTTCAATCGGCATTGAAAATGAGCTGAAGGATGTTGAAAAAGTTACTTTCAAGGTGACAACAGACGAACAGCTTCAGCGTTATTTGCTACAATTGGAAAGAGAAACCTCGCCGTATACCAAAATGGTGCTGCGTAAAAAAATAACGAATAGGCTTGTCGCCTTCGCAGGCTCTGAAACCTATATCTATTCTATGATGGTGATCGACAAAGAGGGGCAGGTCATGAGTGCGGGCAACCGTGAGGGTATTCCCTCAGAGCTTCGATCCACCCTGTCGGAGCTGGCAGCCGAATATGACGGTTCCAACGCATGGTACGCGGCAGGTCACTCCTCCTTACTGGCAGCGCGGCAATTCAAATCCTTTACAGATACCAATTTTACGTTAAATGGGCTCGGAACGCTCGCGATTCGTGTGCGGATTGACCGAATTGTAGCGGATCGTGTGCAGACCTCCGGTCGTGACGGACAACTGATGATTACAGATGGCAAGCAGATGATTTATCCCGAAACACCGCCTTTGAGTGAGAGTGATATGCAGGCCGAGCTTGCGCGGAAGCAGCCTTACGGAATTGCGACCTACACAGGCGGGACCTTTTTCGCAGCCCAGATCAAATCCTCTTATACGGGCTGGACATATTTGCATATGACCCCCTTTGATGATATGTTTCGCAGTATTACTATAATCAAGGAAATTGTAAGCGCTATTTTTGTCATTATGCTTCTGATCGCATTGGCACTGGGAGCCCGATTATCTGGCAGTATTACAAAGCCGATCGTTCAACTAATCCAGAACATGCGTAAAATTGAAAAAGGAGATCTCGACCGTCTGGAGGAGGAAGCACTCGGCGCAGTTCCGCTTTCCACACAGGATGAGGTGGGCTTGCTGCACCGGACTTATAAGAAGATGATCCGCCGTATCCGTGAGCTGATTAATGAGAATGTTGCGAAGCAGCTATTGCTACGGGAGACGGAATTAAAGGCGCTTCAGGCTCAAATTAATCCACATTTTTTGTATAACACGCTGGAGTCTGTGAACTGGCTCGCCAAGGCGAATAAGCAGGACCGTATCTCAGAAATGGTAGAGGCGCTTGCATTTCTGTTGCGCAGTGCGGTCAGTTTTGAGGAACAGCTCATTCCACTTCGGAAAGAGTTGGACATTGTGCGAAGTTATGTAACGATCCAAAAAACACGCTTCGATGAACGTCTTGTTTTCCATCTGGATGTGCCAGAGGAGCTGATGGATGCGCAGATTCCGAAGCTGACGCTTCAGCCCTTGGTGGAGAATGCAATTCATTATGCGCTGGAGCTGCAAATTGAGCCATGTCGGATTTCTATTGTTGTCAGGGTGAGGGAAGGTGCGCTTTTCCTGCGGGTGGAGGATGACGGGCCGGGCATGACGCAGGATTTTCTGGAAAAACTGCGAAGCGGGCAGGTCACGACCCGTGGACAGGGCATCGGCCTTACCAATATTCAGGAACGGATTAGCCTGACATTTGGTACTCCATGGGGGATAGAACTGCACAGTGAGTCAGGAACAGGAACGTCGATTCATGTCTGTATTCCATATGTGAAAGGGGAACAGGGTCATGTACAAGGTGCTGCTGGTTGA
- a CDS encoding response regulator: MYKVLLVDDERMILEGISQVVDWSKAGTKLVGTARNGIEAYDQIQASPPDFVISDISMPGLDGIGLVAKTTEHFPDVRFILLSGYKDFDYACRAMQYGVKHYLLKPCNERQIHEALTELGQEREEQEERKQFVNRMKLDFQRMLPHVKEHFLKEFISYKTYGSRDIAFYERLFGLELQDKQVRMLLLRVEESHEPEHLFALQNIAADLMDDVLLGTTMQGQLLIVLESGGDTSRLMEQLDAVRATFRRFYKLEVTVAVSESDSMEHSRGMYRETLHCMNHRFYTGEGSLITKEDLATEDPREMADLELDEEKFGLLIKAGNTEEVVQEVDRLFGILSRMKLEISVTRSYVLQLYAAMIRICPEEERSEFTSRMAVLAEQKTLACLKSFVQEAAGRMTAIYYKSNVSRQSSTVDKMITIIEQNYRKSDLSLNAVAGQMLYMNSDYLGKIFKKVTGENFSHYVNRYRIERAAEHIRETGDVKVFELAEWFGFGGNAQYFSQVFKKWAGMTPSEYIKSHERG, encoded by the coding sequence ATGTACAAGGTGCTGCTGGTTGATGATGAGCGTATGATTTTGGAAGGAATATCACAGGTGGTAGATTGGAGCAAAGCAGGGACAAAGCTGGTGGGTACAGCACGCAATGGGATTGAGGCCTACGATCAGATTCAGGCCAGTCCGCCTGATTTTGTGATCAGCGACATCTCTATGCCTGGATTGGATGGCATCGGCCTGGTTGCCAAAACGACGGAGCATTTTCCGGATGTTCGTTTCATTCTGTTGTCCGGCTATAAAGATTTCGACTATGCTTGTCGGGCCATGCAATACGGGGTGAAGCACTATTTATTAAAGCCCTGCAATGAGCGACAAATCCATGAGGCGTTGACCGAGTTGGGGCAGGAGCGGGAGGAACAGGAGGAACGCAAGCAGTTTGTGAACCGGATGAAGCTTGATTTTCAGCGTATGCTGCCGCATGTGAAGGAGCATTTTTTGAAGGAGTTTATTTCCTATAAAACTTACGGCAGTCGGGATATCGCTTTTTATGAGCGGTTATTCGGTCTGGAGCTGCAAGATAAGCAGGTTCGAATGCTACTGCTGCGAGTCGAGGAATCCCATGAGCCGGAGCATCTGTTTGCGCTGCAAAATATTGCAGCGGATTTAATGGATGATGTCCTGCTTGGAACGACCATGCAAGGCCAACTGCTCATCGTGCTGGAAAGCGGGGGCGATACGTCCAGGCTGATGGAGCAGCTTGACGCGGTACGTGCAACGTTTCGCCGTTTTTACAAGCTGGAGGTAACGGTTGCGGTTAGCGAGTCTGACAGTATGGAGCACTCGAGGGGGATGTACCGGGAGACACTGCATTGTATGAATCACCGTTTCTATACCGGGGAGGGCAGTCTGATTACGAAGGAAGATTTGGCGACCGAGGACCCACGGGAGATGGCCGATTTGGAGCTGGACGAGGAAAAGTTTGGTCTGCTGATCAAGGCTGGAAATACGGAGGAGGTTGTACAGGAAGTGGATCGACTGTTTGGCATTCTGTCCCGTATGAAGCTGGAAATTTCGGTGACCCGTTCCTATGTGCTTCAGCTGTATGCCGCCATGATCCGTATATGCCCTGAAGAGGAGCGCTCCGAGTTTACGAGCCGAATGGCCGTGCTGGCAGAGCAAAAAACGCTTGCTTGTCTCAAATCCTTTGTGCAGGAGGCCGCCGGACGAATGACGGCAATCTACTATAAGAGCAATGTGAGCCGTCAATCCTCCACGGTTGATAAAATGATCACCATTATTGAGCAAAACTATCGAAAATCCGATTTGTCCCTGAACGCAGTGGCCGGGCAAATGCTGTACATGAATTCCGACTACCTGGGGAAAATTTTCAAAAAGGTAACGGGTGAAAACTTTTCACATTACGTTAATCGCTATCGGATCGAACGTGCGGCTGAGCATATTCGGGAGACGGGAGATGTAAAGGTGTTTGAGCTGGCGGAATGGTTCGGCTTCGGAGGGAACGCCCAATATTTTAGCCAGGTGTTCAAAAAATGGGCGGGTATGACGCCATCAGAGTACATCAAGTCACACGAACGGGGATGA
- a CDS encoding extracellular solute-binding protein, translating to MGKKGWFLVMAMLLVLTTACSGANSGGNSGTSADGKVKLRIAWWGSDTRHEYTQKVVDLYKQKNPNVTIDVEYASFDDYWKKLAPQAAANQLPDIVQMDISYISQYAKNGQLEDLAPYLNQKIQVADVTENVLKTGVIAGKQYGIPTGVNVLGFQYDPALLKKAGIDKIPDNWTWDQYKELALKAASNKVHFDSSMVADIFFHYYLRTHGKSLYNAEGTGLGYDDDKLFVDFFSSMADLIKKEATPSPEVMNQTKGIIEESDIVKEKGIGVWQWSNQYVGLQQVVNRPMALAPMFGPNMEKGIYMQPTMYWAVASHSQVKDEAAKFIDFWMNDVEANKLIKGERGVPISAKIKEAVAAELSEPTKQVFDFVASMEPKASPMSPPPPVGSPEVIATLTDYIEQVNFGQMTAEDAAVKFRADANTILANNKQ from the coding sequence GTGGGCAAAAAGGGATGGTTTCTGGTCATGGCTATGCTGCTCGTGCTGACGACGGCATGCAGCGGAGCGAACAGCGGTGGCAATTCGGGCACAAGTGCAGACGGGAAGGTAAAGTTGCGGATCGCTTGGTGGGGATCGGATACGCGTCATGAATATACGCAGAAGGTCGTTGACCTGTATAAGCAGAAAAATCCAAATGTGACGATTGATGTGGAGTATGCCTCTTTTGATGACTATTGGAAGAAGCTCGCCCCGCAGGCTGCGGCAAACCAGCTGCCGGATATCGTACAAATGGACATTTCGTACATTAGCCAATATGCGAAAAACGGTCAACTGGAGGATCTAGCGCCTTACTTGAATCAAAAAATTCAGGTTGCTGATGTGACCGAAAATGTACTCAAAACCGGCGTAATTGCCGGAAAGCAATATGGTATTCCAACAGGTGTCAATGTGCTGGGCTTCCAGTATGATCCGGCGTTGCTCAAAAAGGCGGGTATAGACAAAATTCCTGACAACTGGACATGGGATCAATACAAAGAACTGGCTTTGAAGGCAGCATCCAATAAAGTACACTTTGACAGCTCCATGGTTGCCGATATTTTCTTCCACTACTATTTGCGTACACATGGAAAGTCTCTCTACAATGCGGAAGGAACAGGATTGGGGTATGACGACGATAAGCTGTTTGTCGATTTCTTCAGCAGTATGGCTGATCTGATTAAGAAGGAGGCAACCCCGTCTCCTGAAGTCATGAACCAGACCAAGGGGATTATTGAAGAATCCGATATTGTAAAAGAAAAGGGCATCGGCGTTTGGCAATGGTCCAATCAGTATGTAGGCTTACAGCAGGTTGTTAACCGCCCGATGGCGTTGGCTCCAATGTTTGGACCGAATATGGAAAAAGGTATATACATGCAGCCTACGATGTACTGGGCGGTCGCTTCCCATTCACAGGTGAAGGATGAAGCCGCTAAGTTTATTGATTTCTGGATGAATGATGTAGAAGCGAATAAATTGATTAAAGGTGAGCGGGGCGTACCGATTTCCGCCAAAATCAAGGAAGCTGTAGCGGCAGAGCTGAGCGAGCCAACGAAGCAGGTGTTTGATTTTGTGGCTTCCATGGAGCCGAAGGCTTCTCCAATGAGTCCACCGCCGCCCGTTGGATCACCGGAAGTGATTGCGACCCTGACCGATTATATTGAGCAGGTCAATTTCGGGCAGATGACGGCAGAGGATGCAGCGGTTAAATTCCGGGCTGATGCGAATACCATCCTTGCGAATAACAAGCAGTAA
- a CDS encoding sugar ABC transporter permease → MSLRNHQSLRANMTGYAFISPFIVGFLAFTLIPMFISLYLSFTSYNLFTPPKWIGLGNFEKMFTADPKYWNSIRVTFTYVLVGVPLRLIFALFVAMILNTKSRMVGTYRTMYYLPSIIGGSVAVSIMWRNIFSNEGIVNSLLLALGATPVKWFGDPNASLAMLITLSVWQFGSSMLIFLAGLKNISVEMYEASSVDGASPVRKFFSITLPLLSPIILFNLIMQTISAFMTFVPAYVISKGEGGPMDGTMLHSLYLFRQAFMFSNMGYAAAMAWVMLIMIAILTAILFITSKYWVFYETEKGR, encoded by the coding sequence ATGAGCTTGCGAAATCATCAGAGCTTGAGAGCCAATATGACCGGATATGCGTTTATCAGCCCGTTTATTGTGGGCTTTCTGGCATTTACATTAATTCCGATGTTTATTTCGTTGTATCTGTCCTTTACATCCTACAACCTGTTCACCCCGCCCAAATGGATTGGTCTGGGGAACTTTGAAAAAATGTTCACAGCCGACCCGAAATATTGGAATTCGATTAGGGTTACGTTTACGTATGTATTGGTCGGTGTTCCGCTACGACTGATTTTCGCACTGTTTGTGGCTATGATTTTGAATACCAAATCGCGTATGGTCGGGACCTATCGGACAATGTACTATCTGCCGTCCATTATCGGGGGCAGCGTTGCGGTGTCCATCATGTGGCGCAACATTTTCAGCAATGAAGGCATTGTAAACAGCTTGCTTTTGGCCTTGGGGGCAACTCCGGTGAAATGGTTTGGTGATCCGAATGCTTCGCTTGCGATGCTGATCACCTTGTCCGTATGGCAATTCGGCTCCTCCATGCTTATTTTTCTGGCCGGCTTGAAGAATATCTCGGTTGAAATGTACGAGGCGTCCAGCGTGGACGGCGCTTCGCCAGTGCGAAAATTCTTCAGTATTACGCTGCCTCTGCTCAGTCCGATTATTTTATTTAACCTGATTATGCAGACGATCAGCGCCTTTATGACCTTTGTTCCGGCCTACGTTATTTCCAAGGGCGAGGGCGGTCCGATGGATGGAACGATGTTGCATTCGCTGTATTTGTTCCGACAGGCGTTTATGTTTAGCAACATGGGATATGCGGCGGCTATGGCTTGGGTCATGCTCATTATGATCGCGATACTGACAGCAATTTTATTTATAACCTCCAAATACTGGGTATTCTATGAAACGGAAAAGGGGCGCTGA
- a CDS encoding carbohydrate ABC transporter permease: MAWKTFKWPIYHILVAALALLMLYPVFWMLFSSFKESRTIFVTAGSLFPTEWIWQNYVTGWKGTSGYNFGTYILNSFTIVLIATIGAVLSSSLIAFGFARMKFKGRNFWFALMMMTLMLPGDVVLVPQYIIFTKLGWVNTILPLVVPSFFGMPFFIFLMVQFIRTIPIELDEAATIDGCGKFRLYFRIILPLLKSSLATAAIFSFYWKWEDLLGPVLYLNSPEKYTVSMALKMFLDSESASNWGGMFAMSILSLVPVIAVFFAFQKQIVQGMSSSGLKG, translated from the coding sequence ATGGCATGGAAAACGTTCAAATGGCCAATCTATCACATTCTGGTCGCTGCGCTGGCGCTCTTGATGCTGTATCCCGTATTCTGGATGCTGTTCAGCTCGTTCAAGGAGAGTCGGACGATATTCGTCACGGCAGGTTCCTTGTTCCCTACAGAATGGATTTGGCAAAACTATGTGACAGGCTGGAAGGGCACAAGTGGATACAACTTCGGTACGTACATCTTGAATTCGTTCACGATTGTCTTGATTGCAACGATAGGAGCGGTGCTCTCCTCCTCATTAATCGCATTTGGCTTCGCACGTATGAAATTCAAGGGGCGTAACTTTTGGTTTGCCCTGATGATGATGACGCTTATGCTGCCAGGGGATGTGGTACTGGTACCGCAATACATTATTTTCACCAAGCTCGGCTGGGTCAATACGATTTTGCCACTGGTCGTGCCATCGTTTTTCGGGATGCCGTTCTTCATCTTCCTGATGGTCCAGTTTATCCGAACGATTCCGATAGAGCTGGATGAAGCAGCGACGATTGACGGATGCGGTAAATTCCGGCTGTATTTCCGAATTATTTTGCCATTGCTCAAATCCTCGCTGGCTACGGCGGCCATCTTCTCTTTCTACTGGAAGTGGGAGGATCTTCTGGGTCCGGTACTGTATCTGAATTCGCCGGAGAAATATACCGTATCTATGGCACTTAAAATGTTCCTTGATAGCGAATCGGCTTCCAACTGGGGTGGGATGTTCGCGATGTCCATTTTGAGCCTGGTTCCGGTTATCGCTGTATTCTTCGCCTTCCAGAAGCAAATTGTCCAAGGAATGAGCTCAAGCGGCTTGAAGGGATAA
- a CDS encoding rhamnogalacturonan acetylesterase codes for MWKFDFGPGEPADGYTGVPPDCSYTAEQGYGFEDVDHVYGRERRLSGVTAPKDTLARLRSRFCIPLGTAFVADVSEDGMYLVTVLLGDPLAETLTRLKAGEGKHVLPPLHTLPGQFTEARFAVLVRGGKLRLAVSGTAPRLNALEIAPAPQTLRLFLAGDSTVTDQDASGYPYTGWGQALPALFKHDVCVDNHAVSGRSSKSFVDEGRLDVILTEMKAGDFLFIQFGHNDQKSDPERATDPFTTYKEHLRLYIDGARSRGATPVLVTPVHRCYFNGDGTLSDTHGDYVTAVRELAEEADVSLIDLAACTQELYERLGPEESKELFMWLLPGEYMNFSSGLEDNTHFHENGAVCIADMVADAVKGLDLQPLRMYLR; via the coding sequence ATGTGGAAGTTTGATTTTGGTCCGGGCGAGCCTGCGGATGGCTACACAGGAGTACCCCCGGATTGCTCGTATACTGCTGAGCAGGGCTACGGGTTTGAGGACGTGGATCATGTGTATGGTCGGGAAAGGCGATTATCCGGCGTAACCGCACCCAAGGATACGCTCGCACGGCTGCGAAGCCGCTTTTGCATCCCGCTGGGGACTGCGTTTGTCGCTGATGTATCGGAGGACGGGATGTATCTCGTCACCGTGCTGCTCGGCGATCCGCTCGCGGAGACGCTCACGCGGCTCAAAGCCGGCGAGGGCAAGCATGTGCTGCCCCCATTACACACGCTGCCGGGCCAGTTCACAGAGGCCCGGTTTGCGGTGCTCGTCAGGGGCGGCAAGCTGCGCCTCGCCGTATCTGGCACCGCGCCGCGGCTCAATGCGCTGGAGATTGCGCCAGCGCCACAGACCCTCCGGCTGTTCCTTGCCGGAGATTCCACGGTTACGGATCAGGACGCGTCCGGCTATCCGTATACAGGCTGGGGCCAGGCTTTGCCAGCCCTGTTCAAGCATGATGTCTGCGTGGATAATCACGCCGTATCGGGAAGAAGCTCCAAAAGCTTCGTGGACGAAGGACGGCTGGACGTTATTTTGACTGAAATGAAAGCAGGAGACTTCCTGTTCATCCAGTTCGGCCATAATGATCAGAAGTCGGACCCGGAACGGGCTACTGATCCTTTTACGACCTACAAGGAGCACCTGCGCCTCTATATCGACGGAGCCAGAAGCCGTGGGGCTACTCCAGTGCTGGTTACGCCTGTGCATCGTTGCTATTTTAACGGGGATGGTACGTTATCCGACACGCATGGAGACTATGTGACAGCGGTTCGCGAGCTGGCGGAAGAAGCAGATGTGTCGCTGATTGACTTGGCTGCCTGCACGCAGGAGTTATATGAGCGGTTGGGTCCTGAGGAAAGCAAAGAGCTTTTTATGTGGCTGCTGCCTGGTGAATACATGAACTTTTCCAGTGGCTTGGAGGATAATACACATTTTCATGAGAACGGCGCGGTCTGTATTGCAGATATGGTGGCGGATGCTGTGAAGGGGCTGGATTTACAGCCCTTACGCATGTATTTACGTTAG
- a CDS encoding glycoside hydrolase family 88 protein — MPALIFDEEQIKQVIDRVVERTFQMDYSWDWPGGVAFYGVCEAYEATGNEEYLTKLKEWVDENIADGLPPLSVNGVSVGHCLLTLYQATGEQKYLDIATEMAEFLAKKAERFADGIFQHTVNSLHDVFPQQAWVDTMFMAGYYLLRIGHLLGNKEYWEDGIRQYHGHEEFLQDPDTNLYYHGWDHANQSRMSGIYWARGNSWAALTMAKALKFVEVQHPSYMIIDGSLRDQLSALVRLQSSEGLWHTVLNDETSYLETSGSAGIATALLMQGRLFNKYTQKAIDGILSRIKEDGTVTGVSAGTAVMNDIDGYRNVPYKRIQGWGQGLALAFLAQLLRTKENPFA, encoded by the coding sequence ATGCCTGCATTGATTTTTGATGAGGAACAAATTAAACAGGTGATCGACCGGGTGGTAGAACGCACATTTCAAATGGACTATAGCTGGGATTGGCCGGGTGGTGTGGCTTTTTACGGTGTGTGTGAAGCCTATGAAGCAACAGGGAACGAGGAGTATTTGACCAAATTAAAGGAATGGGTCGATGAAAATATTGCAGATGGACTTCCACCGCTCTCGGTGAACGGTGTGTCTGTGGGACACTGCTTGCTGACGCTGTATCAGGCTACAGGAGAGCAAAAGTACCTTGATATCGCCACCGAAATGGCGGAATTTCTGGCGAAGAAAGCCGAGCGGTTCGCCGACGGCATTTTCCAGCATACGGTGAATTCACTTCATGACGTATTTCCGCAGCAAGCGTGGGTGGATACGATGTTTATGGCAGGCTATTATTTGCTGCGCATCGGTCATCTGCTGGGTAACAAAGAATATTGGGAGGATGGTATCCGGCAATATCACGGGCATGAGGAATTTTTGCAGGACCCGGATACGAATTTGTATTATCACGGCTGGGATCATGCGAACCAAAGCCGGATGTCAGGTATTTACTGGGCGCGGGGAAATTCGTGGGCTGCACTCACAATGGCAAAAGCGCTGAAATTCGTGGAGGTGCAGCATCCATCCTACATGATCATCGACGGTTCGCTGCGTGACCAGCTCAGTGCGCTGGTGCGGCTGCAATCCTCGGAAGGGCTGTGGCATACGGTGTTGAATGATGAAACCTCCTATCTGGAAACCTCAGGCTCTGCAGGCATTGCGACGGCTTTGCTTATGCAGGGGCGACTGTTCAACAAATACACGCAAAAGGCAATCGACGGTATCCTTTCCCGAATCAAGGAGGATGGCACTGTGACGGGTGTATCCGCTGGAACCGCCGTAATGAACGATATTGATGGCTACCGCAACGTACCATACAAACGTATTCAGGGCTGGGGACAGGGACTGGCGCTCGCCTTTCTGGCTCAACTGCTGCGTACCAAGGAGAATCCATTCGCGTAG
- a CDS encoding sensory rhodopsin transducer, translated as MGNTELPQEKVNQPRGSLFWVIPDGYIPPKSRGELLSHESICVLNCGTLAAKLSIDIYFEDREPLEGLVEVIEGRRTRHIRTASLERDGERIPAGIPYAITVTSDVPVIVQYSRLDTTQPELALMSVMAYPVEG; from the coding sequence ATGGGAAATACTGAGCTTCCTCAGGAAAAAGTAAACCAGCCGCGGGGCAGCTTATTCTGGGTGATTCCCGATGGATATATTCCACCCAAAAGCCGGGGAGAGCTGCTTAGTCATGAGAGTATATGTGTGCTGAACTGTGGAACTCTAGCGGCCAAGCTGAGTATAGATATCTATTTTGAAGACCGTGAGCCGCTGGAAGGATTGGTCGAGGTGATAGAAGGCAGACGAACCCGCCATATCCGCACGGCCTCGCTGGAGAGGGATGGCGAACGGATTCCGGCAGGCATTCCCTATGCGATTACGGTCACCAGCGACGTACCGGTGATTGTACAATATAGCAGACTAGACACGACACAGCCGGAACTGGCGCTAATGAGTGTCATGGCGTACCCGGTTGAAGGCTGA